CTCCTCAATATCGCCAAACTTTTTGCGTTGCAACGAAGCTTTTAACCGACCTTTGAAATTTTCAAACCATGACTTATATTCCCTGATTTGCAATTGAAGGAACAAATCCTCTTTGGTTTTGAAATAAAGAAAAATTGTACCTTTTGCCAGTCCCGCCTTTCTGGCAATTCTGGAGACGCTTATGTTTTGAAAATCTCCTTTGCCCAATAGATCTACAGCGGCATTAAGAATAGTTTCCCTCCTTTCAAGTTTTTCGTCACTGCTTACAGCGCGTAGTTTTTTAACCATTGTTTTTATCCTGATAAATTAATTGCCGGAAGTATAAATGACCGGCGGTCATATGTCAATTCAAAGTATCAGTAAATCGCACCCGTACAAATACCGAAAATTTGATATAATAACTTCATGGCTGTGAAGTGGAGCGGCAGGAAAATAATTCATATCGATATGGATGCCTTTTACGCCTCCATTGAGATGAGGGATAATCCCTCCCTGAAAAAGAGGCCGATAGCGGTCGGCGGAAGCCCGGGAGAGCGCGGGGTCATCTCGACAGCGAATTACGAGGCGAGGAAGTACGGCGTGAAGTCCGCGCTCCCGTCGTCTAGAGCGATGCGCCTCTGCCCGAATCTCCTCATACTCCCACCCGACATGAAAAAATATGTAGCCGTATCAAAGGTAATACGGGAGATATTCAGCCGGTTTACGGAGATCTACGAGCCTCTCTCTCTCGACGAGGCGTTCCTGGACGTCACCGGATCGACCGATTTTCAGGGGAGCGCCTACCTGATCGCGAAGGAGATAAGGAGACTCATTTTCAAGGAGACGTCTCTCACCGCCTCGGCTGGGATATCGCACAACAAGTTTCTCGCGAAGGTTGCAAGCGACTGGAAAAAGCCCGACGGCCAGTTTTTGATAAGCCCGGAGATGGTTGATGAATTCATGCCCCCTCTCCCTGTGCGGAAGATCTTCGGGGTGGGGCGGGTGACAGCCGAGAAGATGGGGGAGATGGGGATACATACTTGCGGCGACCTTCAAAAGCTGTCTGTGGAAAAACTTGTCTTGAAATTCGGCGGATTCGGGCGCGAGCTCTATCGCCTCTGCAGGGGGGATGACGACCGCCCGGTGGTGACTTCGCGCGTCCGGAAATCATTAAGCGTCGAGAGAACATTCAGCAGTGATCTGGCCGGGGAGGAAGAGCTCCTTGGGAAACTCCCCGGCCTCTATTTCGAATTCAGGGAGAGGCTCTCGCGGCATATCGAAAAGAGGGGTGCGTCACCGCTCAAGACGATGTTCGTAAAGATACGCTTTTCCGATTTCTCTTCGACGACGGTTGAGCGCCCCGTCGCGCCGGATATGCGCGCGGAGAGTTTCATCCCGCTTTTCAGGGAGGGTTACGAGCGCGCCGGAATGCCGGTAAGGCTCATAGGACTCGGTGTGAAGTTCGCAGGCTCCCCCTCCAGCCGCTCAATATCTGCCGAAGAGTCCCGCCAGCTCGCCTTTTTCTGATTTTCGAAATTTGACCAAGCGGATTATAGGAAATCCTGTAGTGAGTCAGTATTAATTCAAAATCTGTGAGTTTGGTTATAGCCAATCTTTGGCTCATTGGATTTTAGTTTGCAAATATACTCGGCTTCTTTTCTGCCAACTTCTTCCTTATCTGTTGATTCAAATAATATTTCTTTTCTGATTGTGAAATCAAATAGCTGTTCTTTTGTAAAATCTTTCTGAACTATTTCATTGTTCCACGAGCCAAAATAACGCAAAGAATGCCCACTTCCACCGACATCCTTGCCAACGTAAATTTTACCATTAGGAAATGTAAGCTTATATACAACGTAATCAAGATGCATATTGTTTGTCCTCACTATGCCAGTTTCGCAATATCCCCTAGTTTCTAGAGTTTGTCAGTAGCCTCGGTTGCCAGTTTATTTATATCTCAAATTTGGTTTGAGTGGTTAGACCTTGCAGCATTATGACAAGGAGAGGAAGGAGTTGCATCTCCGGCGTTATCCAAGCCGACTCACTACCGAAATTCCTAAAGAATTTGTTTTCAGTGGATTAGGTGATAGACTAAATAAATTAGGGAGATTAGTAGAAGGGATTATGAGGATTACCAGAGGACTATTCATCGGGACATTCTGTCTTTTTCTCGTCGCTTGCGGCGGGGAGGGGCCGAATAGCACTGCGGACGCCTCCGTTCCGCCCGATGAGACAAGGAGCAAACCTCTCACCGAGCTGAGCAAAGCGTCGCTTTCGCAGATGGAGATGGATGTCTTTAACCTCAACATCCCGGTAGAGAAATGCGATATTCGCAACTCCCCTTTCGCTTCCGATATGCTTTCCGTTATCACTGAACTTAACCTGCACCTCGGAGAGCTTGAGAACATCGAGCCTTTGGTCAGGGAGGTGCTCCTTCTCTCCGTTCCTCCCCGCGAGGAGGGGACAGTGGGGATATACCTCTGCGACGATTTGGAGTTCAGCGCGTCGACGCTTTTCCGCTCAACATTCATTTCGAACCAGTTCCTTGAGAGACTTCGCGACGGCGCAAGAACATGGGGGAGCGACGAGCTCTTCCTCCCCGCGCTTTCATACGTCGTATTCCATGAGTTTGCCCACGCCGCTCTGAACCATTCGGTGGTGAAACTTCCGGGGGAGAACGACTCCGGCTTTCCGGCTGTTGACAGGTTTGAATTCGATTTCCCGCAGGAGGTCGAGGCGGACCGCATAGCCTACAACCTTATGACCGCAACGGGTCAGGACCTTCTCGGCATAGTGGTAGCGCAGTCGCTGGATAACCTGTAATCTCTCTCCCATATGGGACGCGTCATTTCCAGCTGGGGCAATTACCCGAAAGTAACGGCAGAAACCTCTTCATTCCATATCGAGGAACAGCTCACCCCGCTTGTTCAAAACGGCGCAGACATCATTGCCAGGGGGATGGGGCGCTCATACGGCGATTCCGCGCTCGCGCTTCAAGCGATATCGACCCTCCCGCATAACCGGATAATTTCATTTGATGAAGAGAGCGGTTTGATAACATGCGAATCGGGGGTAACTCTTGAGACGATCCTCGACGAACTTGTTCCGAGGGGGTGGTTTCTCCCGGTTACGCCGGGGACGAAATATATCACGGTCGGCGGGGCGATAGCTTCGGACGTTCACGGCAAGAACCATCACAAGGAGGGGACATTTTCCGAGCATGTCATCTCGCTTAGGATAATGCTGGCCGACGGAAGCGTGGTCGACTGTTCGCCAACGGAAAACGAAATTCTATTCCGATCTACATGCGGAGGGATGGGGCTTACCGGAATAATTCTGTCAGCTATATTCCGCATGAAAAAGATCGAAAGCGCATGGATAAAGCTGAAGGAGATTCGCGCTTCAGGTCTCAGAGAACTGATGAGCCTTTTTGAAGCTTCGGTTGAAAGCGAATATTCGGTGGCATGGATAGATTGCCAAAAGCGCGGGGGCGATATGGGGCGAGGCGTGCTGATGCTGGGTGAACACGCAACGAAGGGTGAACTCCCTCCCGGCAGGGAACCGCTTGCTCTTCCGCGAAAAACGCGGCTGACTGTCCCTTTCTTTCTCCCCGGCTTTCTTCTTAACAGGTATTCCGTCACGGCGTTTAACAATGTTTATTGGTCGTTGCATGGCGGAGCGGAGCGGCTGGTCGACTACGACACATTTTTCTATCCTCTTGATTTTGTCGGGAGCTGGAACAGGATATACGGAAGGGCCGGCTTTCTGCAGTATCAGTTCGTCCTTCCAAGGGAGTCTTCAATGAACGGGATTTCCGAGGCGCTTCGCGAGGTGGCGAGAAGCGGCAACGGCTCGTTCCTGGCGGTGCTTAAACTTTTCGGCGCAGAAAATAAAAATATCCTTTCATTCCCTATGGAGGGGTATACGGTAGCGCTCGACTTTCCCGTATCGGGAAAATCGTTCCGGTTGCTGGACCGCCTGGATGAGATTGTTGTCGCTAACGGCGGTAGGATCTATCTCACAAAAGACGCGAGAATGCCTCGTGATGTATTCAGAAAAGGGTATAAAAGAGCGGAGGAGTTTCTCGATCTGAGGCGGAGCGGTGGCGGGCATTCCCGTTTCATCTCTCTTCAGTCGGGACGGCTCGGAATATGACGGCTGGCGATTTCAGCCTTGGCGGGGTATTTTATCTGAATGAGTGAAAAGTGGATTCTCTTTTTGGGGGCCGGTTCCGATGTTGCGAGAGAACTTGCGAAGCTCTACGCGATAGAAGGTTACAACCTCTATCTTGCGGGGCGGGATGTATCCGAGATGGAGGAGCTTTCCTACGCTCTTTCCAGAGCGTACGGGATAAAGGGGAGAGGCGCGGGTTTCGACGCCCTTGATTATGATTCTCACGCGAGGTTTTACTCTTCGCTGGAACCAAAGCCTTACGGTGTCGTATGCGCGTTCGGCTATCTGGGGGTGCAGGAGAGGGCCGAGTCCGAATGGGATGAGGCGAAAAAGATACTGGATACGAATCTTACCGGCGCCGTTTCGATTCTGAATATCGCGGCGAACGATCTTGAATCGAGGAAGTCCGGATTTATTATAGGTATCAGCTCCACCGGGGGGGACAGGGGGCGTGCGACGAATTATATTTATGGAGCGGCCAAGGGGGGATTCTCTTCATACCTCTCCGGTCTGAGGAACAGGCTTTATCGGCATGGCGTATCGGTGCTTACGGTTAAACCCGGCTTCATGGCGACAAAGATGACCGCCCACCTCGGTCTGCCTAAGCTTCTTACTGCCTCGCCTGCCAGTGCGGCGGGGGATATTTTCAGGGCGGCGAGAAAGGGGAAAAACATTGTCTACACAAAGTGGTTTTGGGGGATAATCATGTTTGTTATTATCCATATCCCGGAGGGGATTTTTAAGAGGATGAAGATATGAATGACATTAGGGGGAATGATAATGGCTATTGATAAAGATCTGTTGCAGATATTGGCATGCCCCAAATGCAAGGGCGATCTGGCTCTCACCGCAGAGGGGGACGGTCTCGTTTGCGCGAAATGCAGGCTGATGTATGAAATCAGGGATGAAATTCCGGTGATGCTGATAGATGAAGCGATTCCGCTGGGCGAAGATTTAAAGCCGAAATAGGGGACATGACTGCAAGGGTTTCCGCCGCGGTTATCGCCTTCAACGAGGAGGATAAAATCGGCGATTGTCTCAAATCGCTTTCGTGGGTCGATGAGATAGTCGTAGTCGATTCGCACAGTACCGACCGCACAAGGGAAATCGCCGCAAGTTTCGGCGCGAAGGTCATTGAGCGGGACTGGCCTGGAAACATCAAGCAGAAGAATTTCGCGCTGGAAAGCTGTTCGAATGAGTGGGTTATTTCGCTGGACGCTGACGAAAGGATTTCCGAAGCGCTGAAGGGGGAGATCCAAAACGCCCTGCGCGATCCTGCCGCCGACGGGTATGCGATGCCCCGCAAGGTTTTCTATATCAACAGGTGGATCACCAATTGCGGATGGTATCCAGCCCCAAAGGTCAGGCTCGTAAAAAAGGATTTAGCGAAATGGGGGGGGGTCGATCCTCACGATACCCTATTTGTAAAAGGGAAGATCGGAAAATTTACAGGTGATATTTACCACCTGTCATTTGATTCGATTTTTGATCATTTCAGGACCATCGACAACTTCACCAGAATAGGCGCTATCGAGGCTCATAAAAAAGGGAAGAGAGCAGGCGTGATCGATATTACGCTACGGCCGTTATTTACATTTATTAAAATGTACGTTTTCAAACTCGGTTTTTTGGATGGTGTGCCGGGATTTATCGCCTCTTCCCTGTCCGCATACCATACTTTCTCAAAATACGACCGTTTATTTGATATTCAGGAGAGCGAATAGTTTTTTTTCTCGGTAATTCTGCGGCTTTTGCCGGATCCGCTATAAATCGTATGCCTGTTTATGCCTAAAAATAATACCTGTATCGTTTTAATATGCTTTAATTGTTGAAAAATCAAGCAAAATTTGCGTTTTTTGGATCTTTATAATAATATAATACACAAAGAGTATAGTTCCCTATTTTAGGTGAGCTGATTATTTTGGTGCTTATTAGTCTGTTTTCTGAATCTTGTTTTGAACAGGAATTATGCTTGGGTATGGTTTTGCTGTTTTTGCAGGTGTAACTCGTTTGAATACAATAGAAATAGATAAAATTGTATTTTCGTAGATATTTGGCTAGAGGGTATTAGACGAAATGTTTGCAAGGAATTCACGCCTTATTTTACTGGCTGTTTTGACAGTATTCCTGTCCGATTTTTCGGTGCATGCAGGTGTATATAGCGGGGTAATAAATTCAGATTTGGTAATGGCCGCGGTAAAAGGCGATGCTTCCAAGGTTCAATCGCTGCTCGATCAGGGGGCCGACGTAGACGCCCAGAACAAATATGGAAGCACAGCGCTTATCGAGGCCGCAGGGAAGGGTCATCTTGAACTCATATCGCTCCTTCTGGAGTACGGAGCTGACATCAACGCCACAAGCAGATATGGCACATCGGCCCTGATGATGGCGGCGGAGAAAAGCAATCTCCCTTTGGTTGAGTTTCTCATTGAGAATGGGGCCAATGTTAATACAAAATCACAGGATGGGGAAACCGCCCTGATGAAAGCATCGGCAAACGGGGATATTGAGATTTTTCAGCTATTGCTGGACTCGGGCGCATATGTGAACGTCAAGGACAATCACGAGGGGTACACAGCTCTTCTGCTTGCCTGTGAAAATAACAACGTAGAGATTGTGAAGATTCTTATAAAAAACGGCGCGAACGTGAACTCACGAAATGTTTGGGGAACCACCCCGTTGATATGGGCAAGCAACAGAGGGGAGACTCAGATCGTGAAAATGCTCCTCAAAAGGGGCGCCGATGTAAATGTTAAAATCGCCGATGAGGATGGCGTTATCACCGCTTTGAGCCGCGCGGAGAGACGCGGTTATTGGGAAATAGTCGATATTCTTAAAAAAGCGGGAGCCAAAGAATAATCCCGCATACGGATATAGAATTCCACCTCTGTTTTTCCAAAAGGTGGATGAATGTCTGCCGTTTGTGGTTGTCTAGATTTTCAGAGATATTGAAGGGTGCTGTTTGTCGCGAGTATGATCGGGGGGATTATTGTTGCCGGTATCTTTGGCGCTCGGAGTTATTAATCTGGTGAAATCAATTCCGATCTTTTCCTGATATTCCTTCTTGCTACTTGCCTCGTTTGGTTCAAGTTTTTCAATGTTCTGCCCCGGCAGGTTTGTAATGACTTCGTTTGCCTTCCTCTCTTCGGCGGCATTTTGTCCAGGAAGGGAGACGGGATCTTTCCCTTCATTACCCGGTATAGACGGCTTTTTTACCTCTTCCAGTTTTTTTGCAGCCTCGTCCGGAGCCCCTAGGAACATGTTTCTATCATCCTGAAGGGCCGGGTCAAGTTTGTTGTACCTCTTATCGGCGTAGGCAAACGCCTCCTGGCTCTGGGCAACGTTGGATTTCATTTTGATCTCGCTCGATTTAACTATATATTTCGTCGCGGCAAAGTCGTAGGGTTCCCTGCTGAATCCTATTCTCGGTCTACCATATGCGTCATACTGCTGGCTGTAATGCGTTGTCTCGGCATGGTTGGTCTGACGTCCCTCTTCCTGCCCCGCTATTACCCCGAAATCTTTTTCCGGAACGTTGTTGATCACCATTTCCATTCTTGGCGAGGTTCCGTTCCCCCTGTATGACGAAGCATCCATTTCAGCTGTGAGGCCATGTTTTCCAAGGCTACCAAGCTTTATATGCTCTCCATTTACGTCGGTTGACCCCCCTGAGCCGGGGAGCTTTAGATCCTGGACGGAAGCTTCCTGTGACGAGACAGCCTTGAATTCGACCCTTTTGTGAGGTTTAGGGATGAAAATGGCGTCTTCGGCAATACTTGTGCGCGCAGGGGTGACCTTCTGAGTGTTTAGCTCGTGAGTTTTTCCAACGCTTAGTTTCGCGTTCGTAAGACCTATTTCCAACTAATTAATCCTCTCAAAATTACCTGCTTCCTGTCTACCATAATACCAGATACTTTATACCTCTTGAAGGTACTACTCTTCTCTCTTCGGTTGGAATATGTGAAACTTTAGTTTTTTTGTTACAAATCTGGACAATTCGTTCCTTGAGAAAAAGAGTGAAATTCTGATACACTAAACTCCAAACTTAGGTTGAGAAAGCTTTCGACAAATTTGTGAAATGCCATGGGGGGGAGATGACTGAAGGTCCAGGCCAGGATTTAATAGGGAAGATCAGGATTGTTCCGGATTTTCCCAAAAAAGGGATAGAATTTTTCGACATTACCACTCTTTGGAATGACGCTGAGGGTTTTAAAAAACTCAACGACCTCTTTTATGAAAATTACAAGGATAAAGGGATCACAAAGGTAGTCGGGATCGAGGCGCGGGGATTCCTGACCGCCTCGGTAATGGCCTACAGGCTCGGTTGCGGTGTTTCGCTTGTCAGGAAGCCGGGAAAGCTCCCGTATGAGACGATCTCGGAATCATATGAGCTCGAATACGGTACCAATGAAATACATCTTCATAACGACGCTGTGCACAAAGGTGATGTAGTCCTATTGATGGATGATCTTCTCGCTACCGGAGGGACAATGGCCGCCACAGTAAAACTGGTGGAAAAACTGGGTGCAAGCATAGCAGGGATCGCCTTTATCGTAGAGCTTGATTTCCTGAAAGGGCGTGAAAAGCTTGGGGGGCATGAAATTTTATCATTGATACGGACAAGCTGAAAAAGGTTTCCGCTCCTTTTCTGTTCATATTTTAGAAGGTTCGAAGCGGGTAGTATAGTCCGGGGTGATGGATAGCCGATAACTGCTTAAACGGGGGGTGTTATGGAGTTTTTCAAAAAGTATTTTGGAAACCTCGTTCTGCACCGGGGGATTTCCATACAGGTAAAGATATTCGGCATTCTCTTTGCCTTTCTCATAGCCCAATCCCTGATACAGCTATATCTCAATATTGAGCAGGGGAACAACGCCCTCTCCCAGATAACCAAATCGCTGGATGAATCACTTGAAACCCTCACTGAAAGTCAGGGCAAGCGGCTTGACCAGATCAATAGTGCGCAAAAGGAAGAGATGCATGTCATGAGCAGGCTGATTATCGGGAGCATCAACGATATGATGATGACCGGAAACGCCGACATAGTAAAAGAGTGGTTCGAAGAGGTCGCCAACGAGGAGATGTTCTTGAAGCTTCAGCTTTTCCGCACATGGAACCACCCTGGTGAAGTTTCGTTTCGGGATAATGAAACTATAAAAACGGTTAATTACGTTCTTGAAAACAGCACGTTCCGTGAACGGATGATCGAGGAGAAAGAGGTCATTGAAGATTCCTTGATGGATGAATTCAACAAGGCCATGGAGAGCGGAACCCCGCGTTTCATTGAGCAGGATATGGGGAGTGTTCCCGCCTTTACCGGCCTCTTCGTTCTGCCGAATACGGAAGAGTGCCAATCCTGTCACGGCGAGGATCACAAGACGCGAGGTATTCTCAGGGTCACCATTTCAGCAAAAAACGTGAAGATGGCTGAGAACGATATCCGTAAACAGATGGAAGATGCGAAGGTCTTGCAGGAAAAAGAGGTTTCCGAAGTAAAGGGAGAAAGCCGCACCGCGAGGAACATCTCCATTATCGCGGCCATAGTGCTTATCACTATCAACCTCCTTGTTTTGAATTCCTTCTTCAGGGTTATGGTGGTAAAGCCGGTGAATGACATTTCCATTATCGCTGGGAAGATCGCTGGGGGAGATCTAAGGACGGAAATCAAGATGGACCGTGACGATGAGATCGGCGACCTGTACAAATCCCTAAGCGAGATGAAGGAAAACCTTAAAAGAATGATAAATCAGATTCACAAGAGTTCCATGGATGTCTCATCCGCGGCATCGAACTTGAACAGCTTCGCGCTTCATATAAACGAAGGAACAACCAAGCAGACCGAACAGTCAACCCACGCCGCTACATCCGTAGAGGAGATGTCGAGCACCATCACCGAGATAGCGAGAAGCTCTTCGGAAGCTCTGGGATCCTCTACCATGGCACGCGAGACTGCTGAAAGAGGGGCAAAGGCCGTGCAGGAAACAGTGGAAGGGATTCACAGGGTTTTCAAAGCGATGGAAAAATCGAGCGCCATGATCAAAACGCTCGGAGAAAATTCAAACGAGATAAACAAGATAATTTCGGTTATTGACGAGATAGCCGAACAGACAAATCTTCTTGCGCTTAACGCCGCCATTGAGGCTGCCAGGGCAGGCGAGGCTGGTAGAGGCTTTGCGGTTGTTGCGGACGAAGTAAGAAAGCTGGCTGAGAGAACGACAAAGGCCACCAAGGAAATAGCCGGGATGATCCAGAAGATACAGAATGACACAATCGAGGCTGTCGGTTCGATGGATGAAGTTATGACTGAGGTAAAGCAGGATGTCTCCCTGGCGGATGAAACAGGCAGGTCGCTTTCCGAGATAGTGAAAAAGGTGGAAATTTCCACGGATATGGTGAATCATATTGCCACGGCCTCTGAAGAGCAGTCGAAGACTGTGGAGGAGATTGCGAGGAACGTAAACGAGGTGGCCCAGGTCAGTATTGAAACCTCGAAAGATTCGAAAGAAACGCTGGTCGCCGCCCAAAAACTTTCAGTCCTGGCGGATGATCTGAGTAAACTTGTTTCACAGTTCAAGATTTAATGTTCTCGGCAGGGATTTTGCCGGGAAGATGGAGAATTTATTGGCAAATTGAAGTGATGTCGAATTTTTATAACGTTTTGTTTAGGGGCTTTTCAGTTAATCATATGCTTGATTTTCCCTGCGCCATCGACTATAAACATCGGTTCAGGTTTACGGCGAAAGGGGAAAGTGGAAATCAGAGGGTAAAATTACTCTCTCGCTGGCCCATTTTGGGGCGTTATTGTGAGAAAATATTTGTCTAAAGTCGGCTAACGTCATTGTTGAGCCTTCTTTCGGCTGTTTGGTAATTGGGGGGATTCGGTTTGCAAAGCTATTTGGCAGGTAAGGTATGAAAGTACTTTTTAGTTCCTGGCAGAACAAGATAGTCGACAACCGGGAGAGGTCCGAGGATGCTTGGGAAGATTCCCCAAATGTAAAACTCCCGGATACTTTCGATGGGGAGAGGAAATTCTCCGGTTTTATCGGATGGGGAGGTATGATCCT
This Nitrospinota bacterium DNA region includes the following protein-coding sequences:
- a CDS encoding GIY-YIG nuclease family protein, producing the protein MHLDYVVYKLTFPNGKIYVGKDVGGSGHSLRYFGSWNNEIVQKDFTKEQLFDFTIRKEILFESTDKEEVGRKEAEYICKLKSNEPKIGYNQTHRF
- a CDS encoding ankyrin repeat domain-containing protein, which translates into the protein MAAVKGDASKVQSLLDQGADVDAQNKYGSTALIEAAGKGHLELISLLLEYGADINATSRYGTSALMMAAEKSNLPLVEFLIENGANVNTKSQDGETALMKASANGDIEIFQLLLDSGAYVNVKDNHEGYTALLLACENNNVEIVKILIKNGANVNSRNVWGTTPLIWASNRGETQIVKMLLKRGADVNVKIADEDGVITALSRAERRGYWEIVDILKKAGAKE
- a CDS encoding adenine phosphoribosyltransferase is translated as MTEGPGQDLIGKIRIVPDFPKKGIEFFDITTLWNDAEGFKKLNDLFYENYKDKGITKVVGIEARGFLTASVMAYRLGCGVSLVRKPGKLPYETISESYELEYGTNEIHLHNDAVHKGDVVLLMDDLLATGGTMAATVKLVEKLGASIAGIAFIVELDFLKGREKLGGHEILSLIRTS
- a CDS encoding SDR family oxidoreductase, with translation MSEKWILFLGAGSDVARELAKLYAIEGYNLYLAGRDVSEMEELSYALSRAYGIKGRGAGFDALDYDSHARFYSSLEPKPYGVVCAFGYLGVQERAESEWDEAKKILDTNLTGAVSILNIAANDLESRKSGFIIGISSTGGDRGRATNYIYGAAKGGFSSYLSGLRNRLYRHGVSVLTVKPGFMATKMTAHLGLPKLLTASPASAAGDIFRAARKGKNIVYTKWFWGIIMFVIIHIPEGIFKRMKI
- the dinB gene encoding DNA polymerase IV, which translates into the protein MAVKWSGRKIIHIDMDAFYASIEMRDNPSLKKRPIAVGGSPGERGVISTANYEARKYGVKSALPSSRAMRLCPNLLILPPDMKKYVAVSKVIREIFSRFTEIYEPLSLDEAFLDVTGSTDFQGSAYLIAKEIRRLIFKETSLTASAGISHNKFLAKVASDWKKPDGQFLISPEMVDEFMPPLPVRKIFGVGRVTAEKMGEMGIHTCGDLQKLSVEKLVLKFGGFGRELYRLCRGDDDRPVVTSRVRKSLSVERTFSSDLAGEEELLGKLPGLYFEFRERLSRHIEKRGASPLKTMFVKIRFSDFSSTTVERPVAPDMRAESFIPLFREGYERAGMPVRLIGLGVKFAGSPSSRSISAEESRQLAFF
- a CDS encoding glycosyltransferase family 2 protein, coding for MTARVSAAVIAFNEEDKIGDCLKSLSWVDEIVVVDSHSTDRTREIAASFGAKVIERDWPGNIKQKNFALESCSNEWVISLDADERISEALKGEIQNALRDPAADGYAMPRKVFYINRWITNCGWYPAPKVRLVKKDLAKWGGVDPHDTLFVKGKIGKFTGDIYHLSFDSIFDHFRTIDNFTRIGAIEAHKKGKRAGVIDITLRPLFTFIKMYVFKLGFLDGVPGFIASSLSAYHTFSKYDRLFDIQESE
- a CDS encoding Trm112 family protein; amino-acid sequence: MAIDKDLLQILACPKCKGDLALTAEGDGLVCAKCRLMYEIRDEIPVMLIDEAIPLGEDLKPK
- a CDS encoding methyl-accepting chemotaxis protein yields the protein MEFFKKYFGNLVLHRGISIQVKIFGILFAFLIAQSLIQLYLNIEQGNNALSQITKSLDESLETLTESQGKRLDQINSAQKEEMHVMSRLIIGSINDMMMTGNADIVKEWFEEVANEEMFLKLQLFRTWNHPGEVSFRDNETIKTVNYVLENSTFRERMIEEKEVIEDSLMDEFNKAMESGTPRFIEQDMGSVPAFTGLFVLPNTEECQSCHGEDHKTRGILRVTISAKNVKMAENDIRKQMEDAKVLQEKEVSEVKGESRTARNISIIAAIVLITINLLVLNSFFRVMVVKPVNDISIIAGKIAGGDLRTEIKMDRDDEIGDLYKSLSEMKENLKRMINQIHKSSMDVSSAASNLNSFALHINEGTTKQTEQSTHAATSVEEMSSTITEIARSSSEALGSSTMARETAERGAKAVQETVEGIHRVFKAMEKSSAMIKTLGENSNEINKIISVIDEIAEQTNLLALNAAIEAARAGEAGRGFAVVADEVRKLAERTTKATKEIAGMIQKIQNDTIEAVGSMDEVMTEVKQDVSLADETGRSLSEIVKKVEISTDMVNHIATASEEQSKTVEEIARNVNEVAQVSIETSKDSKETLVAAQKLSVLADDLSKLVSQFKI
- a CDS encoding FAD-binding oxidoreductase translates to MGRVISSWGNYPKVTAETSSFHIEEQLTPLVQNGADIIARGMGRSYGDSALALQAISTLPHNRIISFDEESGLITCESGVTLETILDELVPRGWFLPVTPGTKYITVGGAIASDVHGKNHHKEGTFSEHVISLRIMLADGSVVDCSPTENEILFRSTCGGMGLTGIILSAIFRMKKIESAWIKLKEIRASGLRELMSLFEASVESEYSVAWIDCQKRGGDMGRGVLMLGEHATKGELPPGREPLALPRKTRLTVPFFLPGFLLNRYSVTAFNNVYWSLHGGAERLVDYDTFFYPLDFVGSWNRIYGRAGFLQYQFVLPRESSMNGISEALREVARSGNGSFLAVLKLFGAENKNILSFPMEGYTVALDFPVSGKSFRLLDRLDEIVVANGGRIYLTKDARMPRDVFRKGYKRAEEFLDLRRSGGGHSRFISLQSGRLGI